A stretch of Geomonas oryzisoli DNA encodes these proteins:
- a CDS encoding protease pro-enzyme activation domain-containing protein: MRKKTCLATAAAVTLLLAAVPAFARSPRVIDDNDRVPLKGNVHPNARAEFDAGPAEPTLPMERMILTLQLSPEKHQQLNKLLAEQHDPASPDYQHWLTPEEFADRFAPDPEDIGAIKGWLASQGFTIDGVSRGRTSINFSGDVAKVEKAFRTKIRKYEVDGKVRHANAQDPEIPRGLADVVAGVATLHDFGHKPMNTGAKLLAEVNPEYTYSSSIHWMSPIDFATIYNLNPLYSAGYDGTGQTIAVVGRTHPTGSNWSDFRSIMGLPAKAVTVIVNGTDPGSVSTGEDNEADLDVEWAGAVAKNATVQFVISKTTATTDGVDLSAQYIVDHNLAPVMTTSFGLCEASMGTSQNNFYNNLWQQAAAQGITSVVAAGDSGAAGCNSPDAATGTGLGINGLASTPYNVAVGGTNFNDGGGGYWRATNGLYYNSAVGYIPESAWNESGVVSGGYQLWATGSGLSSIYSKPSWQVAPGVPAGTMRGIPDVSLTASAHVPYLVRSKNALYTMSGTSAASPSFAGIMALIVQKTGVRQGNANIKLYQMGNAQYTSAGPAVFHDSTAGSSSVPGVTGYSCTTGYDLVTGLGSVDANALVNNWPTAPALAITAGSLANGTQGVAYSATLSASGGSAPYTWSLASGSLAGGLALSSGGVVSGTPTSTGVFGFTVRLTDTMGTAVTKSFSLAVSATACSNQPVEIAGATPVLYPDFSSAYLAAASGADLQLQALDFSADFVFDRDIAVSLSGGNDCAYSDNSNKTGVLGKLRVTKGTVAIDKLAFK; encoded by the coding sequence ATGCGCAAAAAAACCTGTCTTGCCACGGCTGCGGCCGTAACCCTCCTGCTGGCTGCCGTTCCTGCGTTCGCTCGTTCGCCACGTGTTATTGACGACAACGACAGGGTCCCCCTGAAGGGGAACGTTCACCCCAACGCTCGTGCCGAGTTCGATGCCGGCCCTGCGGAGCCGACGCTGCCGATGGAGCGCATGATTCTGACGCTGCAGCTCTCACCCGAGAAACACCAGCAACTCAACAAGCTGCTGGCGGAGCAGCACGATCCGGCTTCACCCGATTACCAGCACTGGCTGACCCCCGAAGAGTTCGCCGACCGCTTTGCCCCGGATCCGGAGGACATCGGCGCCATCAAGGGATGGCTCGCGTCCCAGGGATTCACCATCGACGGGGTTTCCCGCGGCCGCACCTCGATCAACTTCTCCGGTGACGTTGCCAAGGTGGAAAAGGCGTTCCGCACTAAGATCCGCAAGTACGAGGTGGACGGCAAGGTTCGCCACGCCAACGCGCAGGACCCCGAGATTCCCCGCGGCCTGGCCGATGTGGTAGCCGGCGTCGCGACCCTGCACGACTTCGGTCACAAGCCCATGAACACCGGAGCCAAACTGTTGGCCGAGGTCAACCCCGAATACACCTACAGCTCCAGCATTCACTGGATGTCCCCGATCGACTTTGCCACCATCTACAACCTGAACCCGCTCTACAGCGCGGGCTACGACGGCACCGGCCAGACCATCGCCGTTGTCGGGCGTACCCATCCAACCGGCAGCAACTGGAGTGATTTCCGCAGCATCATGGGGCTCCCGGCGAAAGCGGTGACGGTGATCGTGAACGGCACCGATCCCGGGTCGGTCAGCACGGGCGAGGACAACGAGGCGGACCTCGACGTCGAGTGGGCCGGTGCGGTCGCCAAGAATGCAACCGTCCAGTTCGTCATCTCCAAGACGACCGCCACCACCGACGGCGTCGATCTCTCGGCACAGTACATCGTCGATCACAACCTCGCCCCCGTCATGACCACCAGCTTCGGTCTGTGCGAGGCGTCCATGGGCACGTCGCAGAACAACTTCTACAACAACCTGTGGCAGCAGGCTGCCGCACAGGGGATCACCTCCGTTGTCGCAGCCGGCGACTCGGGCGCCGCCGGCTGCAACAGCCCGGACGCAGCCACCGGTACCGGCTTGGGGATCAACGGCCTCGCCTCCACACCGTACAACGTCGCTGTCGGCGGGACCAACTTCAACGATGGGGGCGGCGGCTACTGGAGGGCCACCAACGGCCTCTACTACAACTCGGCGGTAGGCTACATCCCGGAGAGCGCATGGAATGAGAGCGGCGTGGTTTCCGGCGGATATCAGCTCTGGGCCACGGGCAGCGGTCTTTCCAGCATCTACTCCAAGCCGTCCTGGCAGGTCGCGCCGGGCGTACCGGCCGGCACCATGCGTGGCATCCCCGACGTCTCGCTGACCGCATCGGCGCACGTGCCGTACCTGGTCAGGAGCAAGAACGCACTCTACACCATGAGCGGAACATCCGCCGCCTCTCCCTCCTTCGCCGGCATCATGGCGCTCATCGTGCAGAAGACCGGGGTCAGGCAGGGTAACGCAAACATCAAGCTCTACCAGATGGGCAACGCCCAGTACACCTCTGCCGGCCCCGCCGTGTTCCACGACTCCACCGCCGGCAGCAGCTCCGTTCCCGGTGTCACCGGTTATTCCTGCACCACCGGTTACGACTTGGTCACCGGTCTGGGCTCGGTCGACGCCAATGCACTGGTGAACAACTGGCCCACCGCACCCGCCCTTGCCATCACCGCCGGCTCCCTTGCCAACGGAACGCAGGGCGTAGCCTACAGCGCCACGCTCTCCGCGTCCGGCGGCAGCGCTCCCTACACCTGGTCGTTAGCAAGCGGAAGCCTCGCCGGCGGCCTCGCCCTGTCGAGCGGCGGCGTGGTGAGCGGGACCCCGACCAGCACCGGCGTGTTCGGCTTCACGGTACGGCTCACGGACACCATGGGAACCGCCGTCACCAAGAGCTTCTCCCTTGCGGTCAGCGCGACCGCCTGCAGCAATCAGCCGGTGGAAATCGCCGGTGCCACCCCGGTTCTCTACCCTGACTTCAGCTCGGCCTATCTCGCCGCAGCCAGCGGGGCGGATCTGCAGCTGCAGGCCCTTGATTTCAGCGCCGACTTCGTCTTCGATCGGGATATCGCCGTTTCGCTCAGCGGCGGCAACGATTGTGCTTATTCCGACAACTCCAACAAGACCGGCGTGCTTGGCAAGCTGCGGGTCACCAAAGGAACCGTCGCCATTGACAAGCTGGCGTTCAAGTAA
- a CDS encoding GxxExxY protein has product METIDEVGRSVLGAAINVHSHLGPGLLEAAYQKCLCYELQLQGFTVDCEVALPLRYRDLCLDLSYRVDMIVNNCVLIENKCVDKIIPLHEAQLLTYLRLSGLKLGYVLNWNVSLMKNGMKRMVNNLGR; this is encoded by the coding sequence ATGGAAACGATTGATGAGGTCGGCAGATCGGTCCTTGGAGCGGCGATTAACGTGCATAGCCACCTGGGACCTGGGCTACTGGAAGCTGCTTACCAAAAATGCCTTTGCTACGAGCTTCAGTTGCAAGGCTTTACCGTCGACTGCGAAGTTGCATTACCTCTTCGGTATCGCGACCTCTGCCTGGACCTTAGCTACCGAGTGGACATGATAGTTAACAACTGTGTCCTGATAGAAAACAAATGCGTGGACAAAATCATCCCCTTACACGAAGCTCAACTTCTCACTTACCTGAGGCTAAGCGGCTTGAAGCTCGGGTACGTTCTGAATTGGAACGTGTCGCTCATGAAGAACGGCATGAAGAGAATGGTTAATAATTTGGGACGCTGA
- a CDS encoding DUF3108 domain-containing protein — MKKPAYTLLLLCFSLFASGTAALASSIPETLNYQLTWSGVKIGTSTLSTTTTGSGVEITSKVKSEAWSAPFYKVDDLETSKLDREGKGFALHSYKMKLREGKNDWHRAASVNHKNNRFEFVNLKTFEKSSAKLVEPAWDPVSCLFYLRQVPLAVGKSIEVNVLDKGKLNRVKVAVLRRETVQTPAGSFRTIVVSPNMDIESEGLFYARGPLTIWLTDDAKKVPVIVEKRINDLFREGIPAYLQQFTPESVRNNIPKMETIRAVLVGGSY, encoded by the coding sequence ATGAAAAAGCCAGCTTATACATTGTTGCTTCTTTGCTTCTCTCTCTTTGCCTCCGGCACAGCTGCACTCGCCTCATCCATCCCGGAAACCCTCAACTACCAGTTGACCTGGAGCGGGGTCAAAATCGGCACTTCGACTCTTTCCACTACCACGACCGGTAGCGGCGTCGAAATCACGTCGAAGGTCAAGTCGGAGGCATGGTCCGCTCCCTTCTACAAGGTGGACGACCTGGAGACGAGCAAACTCGACAGGGAAGGCAAGGGCTTCGCGCTGCACAGTTACAAGATGAAGCTTCGCGAGGGGAAAAACGACTGGCACCGCGCCGCCAGCGTGAACCACAAGAACAACCGTTTCGAGTTCGTAAACCTCAAGACGTTCGAGAAATCGTCGGCTAAGCTGGTCGAACCGGCCTGGGACCCGGTATCCTGCCTCTTCTACCTGCGCCAGGTACCGCTAGCGGTAGGCAAGAGCATCGAGGTCAATGTACTCGACAAGGGGAAGCTGAACCGGGTCAAGGTCGCCGTGCTGCGCCGCGAAACGGTGCAGACGCCTGCCGGCAGTTTCAGGACCATCGTGGTTTCCCCCAATATGGATATCGAAAGCGAAGGGCTTTTCTACGCGCGCGGCCCCCTCACCATCTGGCTTACCGATGACGCCAAGAAGGTGCCGGTCATCGTCGAAAAAAGGATAAACGACCTGTTCCGGGAAGGCATCCCGGCCTATCTGCAGCAGTTCACGCCGGAGAGCGTGCGAAACAACATTCCGAAGATGGAGACCATCCGCGCGGTGCTGGTCGGCGGCAGCTACTGA
- a CDS encoding tetratricopeptide repeat protein: MSKKPLKSRLPLHLFLIAVVGLFAYSNSFHVPFIFDDEGSIVTNNVIKDLHRFLFDDGYAYNPRRFLGYLTVALNYRFGGLNVTGYHVVNLAIHISTGILTYLLARITLATPVLRRSDESRDTSWFIPLFAALLFVSHPVQTQAVTYVIQRLAALATLFFVASIFCYGKARLIQEETGRPFALKPLLFYLLSLAAAGCAMKSKEIAFTLPFVVVLYEFLFFRMTAAKKLLFLLPVGLTVLIVPLSLLGTNKPIGQIISDVTAVTRVDSELSRLDYLFTQFPVIATYLRLLILPMRQNVDYDFPVYHSLANVPVILSLFLLLALFGTALSLWHRSRDPQAAPELRLVSFGILWFFMTISVESSVIPIADVIFEHRVYLPSVGAFIALAALFSLLFKGAVSRAAVTIACVVVLALAVTTVARNSVWGSELSLWGDAARKSPKKGRPHYNLALALEKSGRLEEALQEAVIATRLSPKEANPYNLIGSIFGKKGDYDQAIAALSLAVKLDPTLAEAQVNLGDAYRLKRMLPQAMVQYQAAMKQRPTDASIYHKIGVTFALQQNLPKAAVFFQCAASLDPSTPQYRLDLIRAQSGAQGQ, encoded by the coding sequence ATGTCGAAAAAACCACTCAAGTCCCGCCTTCCTCTGCACCTGTTCCTTATCGCAGTGGTCGGGCTCTTCGCGTATAGCAATTCCTTCCACGTCCCGTTCATCTTCGATGACGAGGGATCGATCGTAACCAACAACGTCATCAAGGATCTGCACCGCTTCCTGTTTGACGATGGCTACGCCTACAACCCGCGCCGTTTCCTTGGCTATCTCACCGTCGCCCTCAACTACCGCTTCGGCGGCCTCAACGTCACCGGATACCACGTCGTCAACCTGGCGATCCACATATCGACCGGGATTCTCACCTACCTCCTGGCACGCATCACACTTGCCACCCCCGTGTTGCGCCGCAGCGACGAGAGCCGCGATACATCCTGGTTCATCCCGCTTTTTGCCGCGCTGCTCTTCGTGTCACACCCGGTGCAGACCCAGGCGGTGACCTATGTGATCCAGCGCCTGGCCGCCTTGGCCACCCTCTTCTTCGTGGCTTCGATTTTCTGTTACGGCAAGGCCCGCTTGATCCAGGAAGAAACCGGCCGGCCATTCGCCCTCAAACCGCTTCTTTTCTATCTCCTGTCGCTGGCGGCTGCAGGTTGCGCCATGAAGAGCAAGGAGATCGCGTTCACCCTTCCCTTCGTGGTGGTGCTCTACGAATTCCTGTTCTTCCGGATGACGGCGGCAAAGAAGCTGCTGTTCCTGCTTCCGGTGGGCCTCACGGTCCTGATCGTCCCGCTCAGCCTTTTGGGCACCAACAAGCCCATCGGCCAGATCATCTCCGACGTGACGGCGGTAACCCGTGTCGACAGTGAACTTTCGCGTCTGGACTACCTTTTCACGCAGTTCCCGGTCATCGCCACGTACCTGCGTCTTCTCATCCTGCCGATGCGGCAGAACGTGGATTACGACTTCCCGGTGTACCACTCGCTTGCCAACGTGCCGGTCATCCTCTCGCTTTTCTTGCTGCTTGCGCTGTTTGGAACCGCCCTGTCCCTCTGGCACCGCTCCCGCGATCCGCAGGCGGCTCCAGAGCTTAGGCTGGTGTCCTTCGGCATACTCTGGTTCTTCATGACCATTTCGGTCGAGTCCAGCGTGATCCCCATTGCCGACGTCATCTTCGAGCACCGGGTTTACCTGCCGTCCGTGGGGGCCTTCATCGCGCTCGCGGCCCTGTTTTCCCTCCTCTTCAAGGGCGCCGTGTCACGCGCCGCGGTTACCATTGCCTGCGTCGTGGTCCTCGCGCTGGCGGTCACGACGGTCGCGCGCAACAGCGTGTGGGGAAGCGAATTGAGCCTGTGGGGGGACGCGGCGCGAAAATCCCCCAAGAAGGGGCGGCCGCATTACAACCTGGCGCTGGCCCTGGAGAAATCGGGGCGCCTGGAGGAAGCGCTGCAGGAAGCGGTCATCGCCACCCGTCTCTCCCCGAAGGAGGCGAACCCGTATAACCTGATCGGCAGCATATTCGGGAAAAAAGGGGACTACGATCAGGCGATTGCCGCCCTTTCCCTGGCGGTAAAGCTGGACCCCACCCTCGCGGAGGCGCAGGTTAACCTGGGCGACGCCTACCGGCTGAAGCGAATGCTGCCCCAGGCGATGGTGCAGTACCAGGCTGCGATGAAGCAAAGACCTACCGACGCCAGTATCTACCACAAGATCGGCGTCACGTTCGCCCTACAGCAAAATCTCCCAAAGGCCGCCGTCTTCTTCCAGTGCGCGGCGAGCCTCGATCCGTCAACGCCGCAATACCGCCTGGACCTGATTCGGGCGCAGTCGGGCGCACAGGGGCAATAG
- a CDS encoding cytochrome C → MKKILVGVVALGSMTVAGVAMAGLPAATGVNGSLHDMTKVVTNADSMGRVCVFCHTPHNAQSNLGATSNAPLWNHDAGTAVYTPYQWVTPLNQQDAAGNTFQPQTGDEALQGPSRLCMTCHDGTIAVDQHGKAREQVGTTLMGAIGGGEGARADLGGDLTKTHPIGFDYVAIRTHRNAAAVVGDATGTEIVDPEQKFATAVDTTGTVGGTYNVVTRAGNKKIKDVLFQGNIMTCASCHEVHNKENAVQDNYSPNSLGLDTAKAPNYFLYAKETDSLICLSCHIK, encoded by the coding sequence ATGAAAAAGATTTTGGTAGGTGTAGTTGCTCTCGGTTCCATGACTGTTGCAGGCGTAGCAATGGCAGGCCTTCCGGCCGCGACAGGTGTCAACGGCTCCCTGCACGACATGACCAAGGTCGTCACCAACGCCGACAGCATGGGTCGAGTCTGTGTATTCTGCCACACCCCGCATAATGCGCAGTCCAACCTCGGTGCTACTTCCAACGCTCCGCTCTGGAACCACGATGCCGGTACCGCAGTCTACACCCCGTACCAGTGGGTCACCCCGCTCAACCAGCAGGACGCAGCCGGTAACACCTTCCAGCCGCAGACTGGCGACGAGGCTCTGCAGGGCCCGAGCCGTCTGTGCATGACCTGCCACGACGGTACCATCGCTGTTGACCAGCACGGCAAAGCACGCGAGCAGGTCGGCACCACCCTCATGGGCGCAATCGGCGGCGGTGAAGGCGCTCGTGCAGACCTCGGCGGCGACCTGACCAAAACCCATCCGATCGGCTTCGACTACGTCGCCATCAGGACCCACCGTAACGCCGCTGCAGTAGTTGGCGACGCGACCGGCACCGAGATCGTTGATCCGGAGCAGAAGTTCGCAACCGCGGTTGACACCACCGGCACCGTCGGCGGTACCTACAACGTTGTAACCCGCGCTGGCAACAAGAAGATCAAAGACGTTCTGTTCCAGGGCAACATCATGACCTGCGCTTCCTGCCACGAAGTTCACAACAAAGAGAACGCGGTTCAGGACAACTACTCCCCGAACAGCCTCGGGCTGGACACCGCCAAGGCTCCGAACTACTTCCTGTACGCAAAAGAGACCGACTCCCTCATCTGCCTCTCCTGCCACATCAAGTAA
- a CDS encoding cytochrome c3 family protein yields MKAPTLMWRVGCLVIVAALAAGVVGTPAHAKLSVLSSPHNLSASGGRGGSRPGVSFSEERRVCVFCHVPHQATPGLPLWSRPLSPEGTNYQLYQSSTLSAAAVTGKPTGASRLCLSCHDGTIALGQFAGSGITTTVTMPGGTTDNPNLTVNLTDDHPISIQYTESVAQQSQLVSPSALQGRVRLEGGSVLQCTSCHDPHDNQYGDFLVINNTNPALPNYQPGAPLCVACHRPAGWDNAAHNPVRTPTLPNGCVTCHVVHNAPRPVRLLRGAKLEDTCYQSCHNGTGVGADIKSLLGAGMHRHPVGEDGGGVGHDEKESLPAAEHHVQCVDCHNPHQAALEATPLSLPPFVNGTLRGVVKDNLGGMADYEYEICFKCHSGANADKFAGVLEPKPNRVIAEQNQAFRFDILNPSFHPVMADRKTSGASLLVELQSSMKRIYCSDCHNNSLGTKAGGSGPNGPHGSQFAHILIGQYDMPMAGGGTTSYNKSQYALCFRCHSEDYVMVAGTAFNDAGVNEHSAHVRDRLIPCFACHDPHGIPWRLGGTTANNAHLVNFDKDYTVGVQVANPLYVTNTPGSGSCTVNCHTVAGNTHSYTKSAAKGVLRFKPAAVPKKR; encoded by the coding sequence ATGAAAGCACCAACACTGATGTGGAGAGTCGGATGTCTTGTCATCGTCGCTGCGCTGGCAGCAGGCGTTGTCGGCACGCCGGCCCACGCCAAGCTGAGCGTGCTCAGTTCTCCTCACAACCTCTCCGCCAGTGGCGGCCGGGGAGGGAGCCGTCCCGGTGTCAGCTTCAGCGAGGAAAGGCGGGTGTGCGTATTCTGTCACGTGCCGCACCAGGCCACTCCCGGTCTCCCCCTTTGGAGCCGGCCGCTTTCTCCCGAAGGGACCAACTACCAGCTGTACCAGTCTTCGACTCTCAGCGCCGCGGCCGTGACGGGGAAGCCGACCGGCGCCTCGCGTCTTTGTCTTAGCTGCCACGACGGTACCATCGCCCTCGGGCAGTTCGCCGGCAGCGGGATCACCACCACGGTAACCATGCCTGGTGGAACCACCGACAACCCGAATCTCACCGTCAACCTGACGGACGACCACCCCATATCCATCCAGTACACCGAGAGCGTGGCGCAGCAAAGTCAGCTCGTCTCACCCTCGGCACTGCAGGGACGGGTGCGCCTTGAAGGTGGATCCGTGCTGCAATGCACCTCGTGCCACGACCCTCACGACAATCAGTACGGTGACTTTCTGGTCATCAACAACACCAATCCCGCGCTCCCCAACTACCAGCCGGGGGCGCCCCTGTGCGTCGCATGCCATCGCCCGGCGGGATGGGACAATGCCGCCCACAACCCTGTCCGTACGCCAACCCTTCCCAACGGCTGCGTGACCTGCCATGTCGTTCACAACGCCCCGAGGCCCGTGCGTCTTTTGCGCGGCGCGAAGCTGGAGGATACCTGTTACCAAAGCTGCCACAATGGCACCGGGGTGGGGGCCGACATCAAATCCCTCCTTGGCGCCGGGATGCACCGGCATCCGGTGGGTGAGGACGGCGGAGGCGTCGGGCATGACGAAAAGGAGTCGTTGCCGGCCGCCGAGCACCACGTCCAGTGCGTGGACTGCCACAATCCCCATCAAGCCGCGCTCGAGGCGACCCCCCTCTCACTGCCGCCGTTTGTGAACGGCACTCTCCGTGGGGTCGTCAAGGACAACCTGGGGGGGATGGCCGACTACGAGTACGAGATCTGCTTCAAATGCCACTCCGGTGCCAATGCCGACAAGTTCGCCGGCGTCCTCGAGCCCAAGCCCAACCGTGTTATCGCGGAGCAGAACCAGGCTTTCCGCTTCGACATCCTGAACCCGTCCTTTCACCCGGTGATGGCCGACCGCAAGACCTCCGGAGCGAGCCTTCTGGTCGAGCTGCAGAGCTCCATGAAGCGGATCTACTGTTCCGACTGCCACAACAACAGCCTTGGCACCAAGGCCGGCGGCAGCGGCCCCAACGGACCGCATGGATCCCAGTTCGCGCATATACTGATTGGACAGTACGACATGCCCATGGCAGGAGGGGGGACCACCTCCTACAACAAGTCGCAGTATGCCCTTTGTTTCCGTTGCCACTCCGAGGATTACGTCATGGTAGCCGGAACGGCATTCAACGACGCCGGAGTGAATGAGCATTCCGCCCATGTCCGTGACCGCCTGATTCCCTGCTTCGCCTGTCACGACCCGCATGGAATTCCCTGGAGGCTTGGCGGGACCACCGCCAACAACGCGCACCTGGTCAACTTCGACAAGGATTACACCGTGGGTGTCCAAGTGGCCAACCCGCTCTACGTCACCAACACACCGGGCTCCGGCAGTTGCACCGTCAACTGCCATACCGTAGCCGGCAACACCCATAGCTACACCAAGTCCGCCGCCAAAGGCGTGCTGCGGTTCAAACCAGCCGCCGTCCCGAAAAAGCGCTAG
- a CDS encoding 6-bladed beta-propeller: MRSHRNSWGRGNSRLRLLRGALGMCLMFFLAGCAAPVVPLLQRGDAAAPQWPEPPMRAKIRWVKSIVTPRDAGIARSSWKHALEFFTGAEAENIVKPHGVYFDDAGRLFVADAGVGVVHLFDTKNGVYKRITGPSGVPFRSPIGLAQDETGGLYITDSAADAVYRYDLASGAVIPFCREMARPTGIAYNKLNKLLYISETGYGRVVALDRNARQKLTIHNSKGGEGLFNKPVDLAIDRAGRLYVNDPLNYKINVFSPDGKLQQRFGQMGDAPGQMDKAKGIAVDPEGRIFVCDSLLDTVQLFDASGVYMFSFGAKGTGAGDFWMPSGIHIAKNWVFVSDTYNNRVQVFQILSDEDPADDEPAAQQTGKR, encoded by the coding sequence ATGCGTAGCCATCGTAACAGCTGGGGGCGTGGCAACAGCCGGCTGCGACTGTTGAGGGGCGCCCTGGGAATGTGTTTGATGTTCTTCCTGGCCGGCTGCGCTGCGCCAGTCGTGCCGCTTTTGCAGCGTGGTGACGCGGCCGCCCCTCAGTGGCCTGAGCCCCCGATGCGTGCCAAAATCCGCTGGGTCAAGAGCATCGTCACGCCTCGCGACGCCGGGATCGCCCGCAGCAGCTGGAAGCACGCCCTGGAGTTCTTCACCGGAGCCGAAGCGGAGAATATCGTCAAACCGCACGGAGTCTACTTCGACGATGCAGGCCGGCTTTTTGTCGCGGATGCCGGTGTCGGCGTCGTGCACCTGTTCGACACGAAAAACGGGGTCTATAAAAGGATAACCGGTCCTTCAGGGGTGCCTTTCCGCTCACCCATCGGTCTCGCGCAGGACGAAACAGGCGGTCTCTATATCACCGATTCAGCCGCTGATGCCGTCTACCGTTACGATCTCGCCAGCGGTGCGGTCATCCCGTTTTGTCGGGAGATGGCCCGTCCTACCGGCATCGCCTACAACAAGCTGAACAAGCTTCTCTACATCTCCGAAACGGGCTACGGGCGTGTGGTCGCCCTGGATCGCAACGCCAGGCAGAAGCTCACCATTCATAACTCGAAGGGTGGGGAAGGGTTGTTCAACAAGCCCGTCGACCTTGCCATCGACCGGGCCGGGCGCCTCTACGTCAATGACCCGCTCAACTACAAGATCAATGTCTTCAGCCCGGACGGCAAACTGCAACAGCGGTTCGGTCAGATGGGTGACGCGCCCGGGCAGATGGACAAGGCTAAAGGGATCGCGGTAGACCCCGAGGGGCGCATCTTCGTCTGCGATTCGCTCCTCGACACCGTGCAGCTCTTCGATGCCAGTGGCGTGTACATGTTCAGTTTCGGTGCCAAAGGAACCGGCGCCGGCGACTTCTGGATGCCATCGGGTATCCACATCGCCAAAAACTGGGTCTTTGTTTCCGACACGTACAACAATCGCGTTCAGGTTTTCCAGATCCTCTCTGACGAGGACCCGGCTGATGATGAACCGGCTGCGCAGCAAACCGGTAAGAGGTGA